In Methanosphaera sp., a single window of DNA contains:
- the mtaB gene encoding methanol--corrinoid protein co-methyltransferase MtaB, producing the protein MSRKYYTKMETENVDDMVFGQTKNPVHMGLDQVVGDGVVIPNIKVAPAEGSETSVDGLVATCKNIAFAACERAAAIGLPAVQIEQEHVQQQSISKEASARTTAVQWEQLEELHDKFGTAVSLMSTVADMREEENGLRGSDLDVAMDESFEACAENGASMLCVETIGGKVVSDYGISRGDVRAILYGIGVLGSIDMEYMWTKIVDIANKNNITPGGDTDCAQANTAMFLAGGLTSKNVSHTIAAVARAIAGARSLVAIECGATGPTKDCGYENPIVKSIASVPICAEGKTATCAHSDLMGNLTAAVCDVWSNESVYNREEMGGATPGVWLQSLGYECALMNTATQIGTNKDLRDTYVLADKYRDPQGVILAYDNAYKIGEAITAEGEDIYLRSRAAALKACELINEAVEEKRILLTRFERDTLDSTQKTYEQLPEDQDKFVKTCIKRYGRKVKEHDPSQYEL; encoded by the coding sequence ATGTCAAGAAAATATTATACAAAAATGGAAACAGAAAACGTAGACGATATGGTATTCGGACAAACTAAAAACCCAGTACATATGGGATTAGATCAAGTTGTTGGTGACGGAGTAGTTATTCCTAACATCAAAGTAGCACCAGCAGAAGGATCCGAAACAAGTGTAGATGGATTAGTAGCAACATGTAAAAACATTGCATTTGCAGCATGTGAACGTGCAGCAGCAATTGGATTACCAGCAGTACAAATAGAACAAGAACACGTACAGCAACAATCCATTAGTAAAGAAGCTTCCGCAAGAACCACAGCAGTTCAATGGGAACAACTCGAAGAATTACACGACAAATTCGGAACAGCAGTATCTTTAATGTCTACAGTAGCAGATATGAGAGAAGAAGAAAACGGTCTAAGAGGATCAGACTTAGACGTTGCAATGGATGAATCATTCGAAGCATGTGCAGAAAACGGAGCATCCATGTTATGTGTAGAAACAATCGGTGGTAAAGTAGTATCAGACTACGGTATATCAAGAGGAGATGTAAGAGCAATCTTATACGGTATCGGTGTATTAGGATCAATCGATATGGAATACATGTGGACAAAAATTGTTGACATAGCAAACAAAAACAACATCACCCCTGGTGGAGATACAGACTGTGCACAAGCAAACACTGCAATGTTCCTTGCAGGTGGATTAACATCCAAAAACGTATCACACACAATCGCAGCAGTAGCAAGAGCAATTGCAGGAGCAAGAAGCCTTGTAGCTATTGAATGTGGAGCAACAGGACCTACAAAAGACTGTGGATACGAAAACCCTATTGTAAAATCAATTGCATCAGTACCTATCTGTGCAGAAGGTAAAACAGCAACATGTGCTCACTCAGACCTTATGGGTAACTTAACAGCAGCAGTATGTGATGTATGGAGTAACGAATCTGTATACAACAGAGAAGAAATGGGTGGAGCAACCCCTGGTGTATGGTTACAATCACTCGGATACGAATGTGCTTTAATGAACACAGCTACCCAAATCGGTACAAACAAAGACTTAAGAGACACATACGTATTAGCAGATAAATACCGAGACCCTCAAGGAGTAATCCTCGCATACGATAACGCTTACAAAATCGGTGAAGCAATCACAGCAGAAGGAGAAGACATCTACCTTAGATCACGTGCAGCAGCACTTAAAGCTTGTGAATTAATCAACGAAGCAGTTGAAGAAAAACGTATCTTACTTACAAGATTCGAAAGAGACACTCTTGATTCAACACAAAAAACATACGAACAATTACCAGAAGATCAAGATAAATTCGTAAAAACTTGTATCAAACGTTACGGAAGAAAAGTAAAAGAACACGACCCATCACAATACGAATTATAA
- a CDS encoding transcriptional regulator FilR1 domain-containing protein produces MDLKRDEYHEIKDEISFLTNSLVRIKILICLYEKGASVKEIKEKTNTNYSSVTSNINKLDEKGYVIKKQDKYYLKTSTRIKLINILSLNENLKFLNEYEDFLNDHDMKALPQEAFAELPVMRNVELIQSDRLNPFKATDTYKRAMTRQGRVCAICSYLHPECKRIISAVMEQETGLNLMVYKEVAKYIQKCAMNYQQHDEIRNKYFNIKRLDYEPKIAMVVSEKEIVLSFHRIEGVIDKNSCFISTDQTAINWGYNLFKEFERNDDKKYVSMQHLILEKLSQEEDEELDERCIAQADDDEEEYDEDMEWVI; encoded by the coding sequence ATGGACTTGAAAAGAGATGAATATCATGAGATAAAAGATGAAATCTCATTTCTAACCAATTCCCTAGTTAGAATAAAGATATTAATCTGTCTCTATGAAAAAGGAGCATCAGTAAAAGAAATCAAGGAAAAAACAAATACTAACTATTCATCTGTAACATCAAATATAAACAAGCTTGATGAGAAAGGATATGTAATAAAAAAACAAGATAAATACTATCTTAAAACATCAACAAGAATCAAACTAATAAATATTCTATCATTAAATGAAAATCTAAAATTCCTAAATGAATATGAAGATTTCCTAAATGATCATGATATGAAAGCACTACCACAAGAAGCATTTGCAGAACTTCCTGTAATGAGAAATGTAGAACTAATACAATCAGATAGATTAAATCCCTTCAAGGCAACAGATACATATAAAAGGGCAATGACACGACAAGGACGAGTATGTGCAATATGTTCATATCTACATCCTGAGTGTAAAAGAATAATTTCAGCTGTAATGGAACAAGAAACAGGACTAAACTTAATGGTTTACAAGGAAGTTGCAAAATACATACAAAAATGTGCAATGAACTACCAACAACATGATGAAATACGAAATAAATACTTTAATATAAAAAGACTAGACTATGAACCAAAAATAGCAATGGTAGTATCTGAAAAAGAAATAGTGCTAAGCTTCCACAGAATAGAAGGAGTAATAGATAAAAATTCATGTTTTATATCAACAGATCAAACAGCAATAAACTGGGGATACAACCTATTTAAGGAATTTGAAAGAAATGATGATAAGAAATATGTATCAATGCAACATTTAATTCTTGAAAAACTAAGTCAAGAAGAAGATGAAGAACTTGATGAACGTTGCATAGCACAAGCAGATGATGATGAGGAAGAATATGATGAGGATATGGAGTGGGTGATTTAG
- a CDS encoding uroporphyrinogen decarboxylase family protein has protein sequence MDLIENLENAFAGKEVEKVPAASIVSVALVEGMEKSGCGFPISHVDPEKMLGLGESAHRYAGIESINLPFDLAIESEALGCEVDLREGNEHIPEITASPFFDDITSVEVNDDFLSSGRIPVVAKACELGREKYPDVPLIGGQIGPFTLLGQVVGIEYLMKCLATDPEAVKEGTNVMADAVIEIVEAYNDIGIQGDCMYEPSVAADLLPPEMFDEIVSRPLKRISKAADFNIVLHVCGDTTPILKHTLNLGYNGFSFEDSVNAKEANQIKYDLKSDTQLVGNVATDTLFKGDLEGVRAETFKALDRGIDILGSSCCVPPGTPLKAMEAMVKARDEYYEKGMDITRERNEEALSWEPDYKEMIPPVANFHQMPKLKKTLKL, from the coding sequence ATGGATCTAATTGAAAACTTAGAAAATGCATTCGCAGGAAAAGAAGTAGAAAAAGTACCAGCTGCAAGTATTGTATCTGTAGCATTAGTTGAAGGAATGGAAAAAAGTGGTTGTGGATTCCCAATTTCACACGTTGACCCAGAAAAAATGTTAGGCTTAGGAGAAAGTGCACACAGATATGCAGGAATTGAAAGTATTAACCTTCCATTCGATTTAGCAATTGAATCTGAAGCACTTGGATGTGAAGTTGACCTAAGAGAAGGAAACGAACACATCCCTGAAATTACAGCATCACCATTTTTTGATGACATTACAAGTGTAGAAGTAAACGATGACTTCCTAAGTAGTGGAAGAATTCCAGTAGTTGCAAAAGCATGTGAACTTGGACGTGAAAAATATCCAGACGTACCTCTTATAGGTGGACAAATTGGACCATTCACATTACTTGGACAAGTAGTAGGTATTGAATACTTAATGAAATGTCTTGCAACAGACCCTGAAGCTGTAAAAGAAGGAACAAATGTAATGGCTGATGCAGTAATAGAAATTGTAGAAGCATACAATGACATAGGAATACAGGGAGATTGTATGTATGAACCATCTGTAGCAGCAGACTTACTACCACCTGAAATGTTTGATGAAATTGTATCAAGACCACTTAAACGTATATCTAAAGCTGCAGACTTCAACATAGTATTACACGTATGTGGAGATACAACACCTATCCTTAAACATACATTAAATCTTGGCTACAACGGATTCTCATTTGAAGATTCTGTAAATGCTAAAGAAGCAAACCAAATCAAATACGACCTTAAAAGTGACACCCAACTTGTAGGAAACGTAGCAACAGACACACTCTTTAAAGGTGACCTTGAAGGAGTAAGAGCAGAAACATTTAAAGCATTAGATCGTGGAATTGACATACTAGGTTCATCCTGTTGTGTACCACCTGGAACACCACTTAAAGCAATGGAAGCAATGGTAAAAGCAAGAGATGAATACTATGAAAAAGGTATGGATATTACCAGAGAAAGAAACGAAGAAGCACTATCCTGGGAACCAGACTACAAAGAAATGATTCCACCTGTTGCAAACTTCCACCAAATGCCAAAACTTAAAAAAACACTCAAATTATAA
- the mtaA gene encoding methylcobamide:CoM methyltransferase MtaA translates to MDLIDNLKAALNGEEVDVVPAISATAAAVEEAFPAAGVSWPEAHTDAEQMAKLGIALHEQAGLECARIPFDLTAEAEAFGCKVDLGDMENTPTLKSHGDGDPEDLEVPDDFVNQGRLPVILEAIEILKNEYPEVPVVVGMAGPFTLTGHLLGVEDLVKMLKTDSFIVEDAVDVALEAQIELVEAFNDSGVDVICVADPTSSPELLDPNDFNEFALPALEDLSAEMEMESIIHICGNSKPILEGMLDCGFSGASVEEAVDMEEAQELREQIGADTVMVGNISTSQTLFSKPTDEVKAEVKAALEKGTNVLAPSCGIAPKSPLANIQAFVEARNEYYGI, encoded by the coding sequence ATGGATCTTATAGATAATTTAAAAGCAGCATTAAACGGCGAAGAAGTAGACGTAGTACCAGCAATAAGTGCAACAGCAGCAGCTGTAGAAGAAGCTTTCCCAGCAGCTGGAGTATCCTGGCCAGAAGCACACACAGATGCAGAACAAATGGCTAAATTAGGTATTGCATTACACGAACAAGCAGGTTTAGAATGTGCTAGAATTCCTTTCGATTTAACAGCAGAAGCAGAAGCATTCGGTTGTAAAGTAGATTTAGGTGACATGGAAAACACACCAACACTCAAATCACACGGTGACGGTGACCCAGAAGATTTAGAAGTACCTGATGACTTCGTAAACCAAGGAAGACTTCCTGTAATCTTAGAAGCTATCGAAATCTTAAAAAATGAATACCCTGAAGTACCTGTAGTAGTAGGTATGGCAGGTCCTTTCACATTAACAGGTCACCTCTTAGGAGTAGAAGACTTAGTAAAAATGTTAAAAACAGACAGTTTCATTGTAGAAGATGCAGTAGATGTAGCTTTAGAAGCACAAATCGAATTAGTAGAAGCATTTAATGACAGTGGAGTAGATGTAATTTGTGTAGCAGACCCTACATCATCCCCTGAATTATTAGATCCTAACGACTTCAATGAATTTGCATTACCTGCATTAGAAGACTTATCAGCAGAAATGGAAATGGAAAGTATTATCCACATCTGTGGTAACTCAAAACCTATTCTTGAAGGTATGCTCGACTGTGGTTTCAGCGGAGCTTCAGTAGAAGAAGCAGTTGACATGGAAGAAGCACAAGAATTAAGAGAACAAATCGGAGCAGACACTGTAATGGTTGGTAACATCTCAACAAGTCAAACATTATTCAGTAAACCAACAGATGAAGTAAAAGCTGAAGTAAAAGCAGCACTCGAAAAAGGTACAAACGTATTAGCACCAAGTTGTGGTATTGCACCTAAATCACCTTTAGCAAACATACAAGCATTTGTTGAAGCAAGAAACGAATACTACGGAATATAA
- a CDS encoding ArsR family transcriptional regulator: protein MSFENIENLISDSYDHIDYVCRSELRLEILYALMRGDKTSEELNEKLNIQKTNLLRTLKELEEAKFVQKKAKKYSLTSVGNLVIRNTNQFFENFFCVSKHEEFWETHSLVNIPFRFIRNINIWKNAELVKSSGLVYNKPMNTLLRRCGSASRFRVVLPIFSLFHLETFLDAIYENNGLMDLITSKIVYDAIVESDIADDFLKACEDGYVRVWIDYDNEINMFLTATDKFYSLSLFYMDDSYDDATMLISDDENYFKKIDNIFDCYTKKFKLLM, encoded by the coding sequence GTGTCATTTGAAAATATTGAAAATTTAATTTCAGATTCCTATGATCATATAGATTATGTATGTAGATCAGAGTTAAGACTTGAAATACTCTATGCACTAATGCGTGGAGATAAAACATCAGAGGAACTTAATGAAAAACTAAATATTCAGAAAACTAATCTACTGCGTACACTAAAAGAACTTGAAGAAGCAAAATTTGTGCAAAAAAAGGCTAAAAAGTATTCTCTAACATCTGTGGGAAATCTTGTAATACGTAATACAAATCAATTCTTTGAAAACTTCTTTTGTGTATCAAAACATGAGGAATTCTGGGAAACACATTCTCTTGTAAATATACCATTTAGATTTATTCGAAACATTAACATATGGAAAAATGCAGAACTTGTAAAATCATCAGGTCTTGTATATAATAAGCCAATGAATACACTTCTAAGACGTTGTGGATCAGCAAGTAGATTTAGAGTTGTTCTTCCAATATTTTCATTGTTCCATCTTGAAACATTTCTTGATGCAATCTATGAAAATAATGGACTGATGGATCTTATAACATCAAAAATAGTGTATGATGCAATAGTTGAAAGTGATATTGCAGATGATTTTCTCAAGGCTTGTGAGGATGGATATGTAAGAGTATGGATTGATTATGACAATGAAATTAACATGTTTTTAACTGCAACTGATAAGTTTTATTCATTATCACTATTTTATATGGATGATTCATATGATGATGCAACAATGTTAATATCAGATGATGAAAATTATTTCAAAAAAATAGATAATATATTTGATTGTTATACAAAAAAATTTAAGTTATTAATGTAA
- the mtaC gene encoding methanol--corrinoid protein MtaC, whose translation MSLVELFDKVTDYEKIAIRYNVKIEGPALKPEDDPEVVEILPQEEGVKRDLALAVLYGDKDDCDAKVAAALDAGEDPIDLINNALMKGMDGVSALYTKGEFFLPDLMLAGDAMMSGVALCEAKLGHKADSKATVVSCAVEGDPHDIGKNLIVMFLNANGYEAVDLGRDVPNADVVKAVEENKPALVTATALMTTTMTAFGKIVALMQEAGLDTPVGCGGGAVRRDFVEESPQTFYGVEAYHVPKLADAIVDDGKTWEDIRNEYADIVGEYVAAYS comes from the coding sequence ATGTCATTAGTAGAATTATTTGATAAAGTAACAGATTATGAAAAAATTGCAATAAGATACAACGTAAAAATAGAAGGTCCAGCTCTCAAACCTGAAGACGACCCAGAAGTTGTAGAAATCTTACCTCAAGAAGAAGGAGTAAAAAGAGACTTAGCATTAGCAGTACTTTACGGAGATAAAGATGATTGTGATGCTAAAGTAGCAGCAGCACTCGATGCTGGAGAAGACCCAATCGACCTCATTAACAACGCTTTAATGAAAGGTATGGATGGTGTAAGTGCATTATACACCAAAGGTGAATTCTTCTTACCTGATCTCATGCTTGCAGGAGATGCAATGATGAGTGGAGTAGCTCTTTGTGAAGCAAAACTTGGACACAAAGCAGACTCCAAAGCAACAGTAGTAAGTTGTGCAGTAGAAGGTGACCCTCACGACATCGGTAAAAACCTTATTGTTATGTTCTTAAACGCAAACGGATACGAAGCAGTAGACCTTGGTCGTGACGTACCTAACGCAGATGTTGTAAAAGCAGTTGAAGAAAACAAACCAGCACTTGTAACAGCAACAGCTTTAATGACAACAACCATGACAGCATTCGGTAAAATCGTAGCATTAATGCAAGAAGCAGGACTCGACACACCTGTTGGATGTGGTGGAGGAGCTGTACGTCGTGACTTCGTAGAAGAATCACCACAAACATTCTACGGTGTAGAAGCATACCACGTACCTAAACTTGCAGATGCTATCGTAGACGATGGTAAAACATGGGAAGACATCAGAAATGAATATGCTGACATTGTAGGCGAATACGTAGCAGCATACTCCTAA